A stretch of the Flavobacterium aquiphilum genome encodes the following:
- a CDS encoding putative porin, whose product MRIFFSLFFLAFPVLLFSQKKKDVNSAKEIDYNSKYNATDSIKKKKAPEATIDMYQIISLDKDTTYIDTTQSIRKEHSFNYLRKDNFGLLSFPNEGQTYNTLQYGLNGFTPYPGMGFTAKRFNYSNAEDIRYANVATPVTELYFKTTLVRGQSTDVFFSLNTSPRLNFSIAYRALRSEGRYINVDSRTGNFRFTTSYNSKGGRYIANAHYVAQKIQNEENGGISNVSDFESGDPQFDNRQRLGVYFEDAMSLLKGKRFFVDQTFRINPKKGDNNLYVTEQFNYEDIYFNYTQQTVPSSVGGKIVDRFGESFVTSGISDKTTYNKMYNKLGAVYENMLLGSFTFFVDDLHSNYFYNNILYFDAETVPNLLSQAINNIGGQYNYRKDKWNGKFLYSKSVTDQNLSNLDASAVYEINDENQISFRYQNMNKLPNNNFDLFQSSYKKYNWSNDFVNEKINSISVNAETKWGSVSVLLNSINDHLYFADVSTDAERAAGTQIIAPAQYGKAINYASLKVSKEFVFGKWALDNTLLYQKVDQPDFILNVPEFLTRNTLYYSNHMFDRKLFFQTGVELNYFTSYYSNSYNPLIGEFFVQDKVKIGNFPLLDFFFNAKIQRTRVYLKAEHFNSLFSKSNYFSDPNNPYRDFLIRFGLVWNFFN is encoded by the coding sequence ATGAGGATTTTCTTTTCGTTGTTTTTTTTAGCTTTTCCGGTTCTCCTGTTTTCGCAGAAAAAGAAGGATGTCAATAGTGCTAAAGAAATTGATTATAATTCAAAATACAATGCTACAGATTCGATAAAGAAGAAAAAAGCACCTGAGGCAACTATTGATATGTATCAGATTATTTCGTTGGACAAGGATACCACCTACATTGATACTACACAATCTATTCGAAAAGAGCATAGTTTTAATTATTTGAGAAAAGATAATTTTGGGCTTTTGAGTTTTCCAAATGAAGGGCAAACTTATAATACTTTGCAATATGGATTGAATGGCTTTACTCCTTATCCGGGTATGGGATTTACAGCAAAACGCTTTAATTATAGTAATGCCGAAGATATTAGATATGCCAATGTTGCTACTCCGGTAACCGAGTTGTATTTTAAAACAACTTTAGTTCGAGGGCAATCTACTGATGTGTTTTTTTCTTTGAATACCTCTCCACGCTTGAATTTCTCTATTGCTTATAGAGCTTTGCGTTCTGAAGGGAGATATATTAACGTTGATTCTAGAACTGGGAATTTCAGGTTTACTACCAGTTATAATTCCAAGGGCGGACGTTATATTGCCAATGCACATTATGTAGCGCAGAAAATTCAGAACGAGGAAAATGGAGGTATTAGCAATGTGAGTGATTTTGAAAGTGGTGATCCTCAGTTTGACAACAGACAGCGATTGGGGGTATATTTTGAGGACGCTATGTCTTTGTTGAAAGGAAAACGTTTTTTTGTAGATCAAACCTTCAGGATAAATCCAAAAAAAGGTGACAATAATTTGTATGTTACTGAACAGTTCAATTACGAAGATATCTATTTTAATTATACCCAACAGACTGTTCCTTCGAGTGTAGGCGGTAAGATTGTGGATCGCTTTGGTGAGTCATTTGTTACTAGTGGGATCAGTGATAAAACTACCTATAATAAAATGTATAATAAACTGGGAGCGGTTTATGAAAACATGCTTTTGGGATCTTTTACTTTTTTTGTAGATGATTTGCATTCCAATTATTTTTACAACAATATCTTGTATTTCGATGCCGAAACGGTTCCAAACTTGTTAAGTCAGGCCATAAACAATATTGGTGGTCAGTATAATTATCGTAAGGACAAATGGAATGGGAAATTTTTATATTCGAAATCGGTTACTGACCAAAATTTATCCAATCTAGACGCATCGGCGGTATATGAAATTAATGATGAGAATCAGATATCATTTCGATACCAAAACATGAATAAATTGCCAAATAATAATTTTGATTTGTTCCAAAGCAGTTATAAAAAGTACAATTGGTCGAATGATTTTGTAAATGAAAAAATAAATTCTATTAGTGTTAATGCCGAAACAAAATGGGGTTCTGTGTCCGTTTTGTTGAATTCGATAAATGATCATTTGTATTTTGCTGATGTATCGACCGATGCAGAAAGAGCAGCAGGTACTCAAATTATTGCACCTGCACAATACGGTAAAGCAATAAATTATGCTTCATTGAAGGTTTCGAAAGAGTTTGTTTTTGGCAAATGGGCATTAGACAATACGTTGTTGTACCAAAAAGTAGATCAGCCTGACTTTATTTTGAATGTTCCGGAATTTCTAACTAGAAATACGTTGTATTACTCGAATCATATGTTTGATAGAAAATTGTTTTTTCAAACAGGAGTAGAATTAAATTATTTCACAAGTTATTATAGTAACAGTTACAATCCTTTGATAGGCGAGTTTTTTGTTCAGGATAAAGTGAAGATTGGGAACTTTCCGCTTCTTGATTTCTTTTTTAATGCAAAAATCCAACGCACCCGAGTTTATTTGAAAGCAGAACACTTCAATTCGTTGTTTTCAAAAAGCAATTATTTTTCTGATCCTAATAATCCGTACCGCGATTTCCTAATTCGTTTTGGATTAGTTTGGAATTTCTTCAATTAA
- a CDS encoding ribonuclease HII: MLQNNFSSFLLETGTDEAGRGCLAGPVTAAAVILPIDFKNSILNDSKQLSEKTREKLRPIIEEQAITFAVTHLHPAEIDEINILNASMKGMQESVLKLSQTPEFIIVDGNRSLNAKLGLKNSFGKQFTKAEIELLKSIPNQSIIKGDSKYLSIAAASILAKTYRDEYMDKIHEEFPMYNWKKNKGYPTQEHREAIKKYGTTKYHRMSFRLLPEQLSLEF; the protein is encoded by the coding sequence ATGCTTCAAAATAATTTTTCTTCATTCCTCCTCGAAACCGGAACCGACGAAGCCGGACGTGGTTGTCTTGCCGGACCTGTCACAGCGGCAGCAGTGATCCTGCCAATTGATTTTAAAAATTCAATCCTAAATGACAGTAAACAACTATCTGAAAAAACGAGAGAAAAACTAAGACCAATTATTGAAGAACAAGCCATTACATTTGCCGTAACCCATCTGCATCCGGCAGAAATTGACGAAATAAACATACTGAATGCCTCAATGAAAGGCATGCAGGAAAGTGTTTTAAAACTGTCCCAAACTCCCGAATTTATAATCGTGGACGGTAACCGTTCGTTGAATGCCAAATTGGGTTTAAAAAACTCCTTCGGTAAACAATTCACCAAAGCCGAAATTGAATTGCTTAAATCAATTCCTAATCAAAGTATCATAAAAGGAGATTCCAAATATTTGAGTATCGCTGCTGCATCCATCTTAGCAAAAACTTATCGGGATGAATATATGGACAAAATTCACGAAGAATTCCCCATGTATAACTGGAAAAAAAACAAAGGTTACCCAACCCAAGAACACCGTGAAGCCATTAAAAAATACGGCACCACAAAATACCACCGAATGAGTTTCAGACTTTTGCCGGAACAGCTGAGTTTAGAATTCTGA
- the lipB gene encoding lipoyl(octanoyl) transferase LipB, which translates to MNKKIQLQDLGNKDYQETWAYQEELFKGIVDLKIQNRRDETTLATPNYFLFVEHPHVYTLGKSGDFSNLLLSEKQLEAKGATFYKINRGGDITYHGPGQIVGYPILDLENFFSDIHKYLRFLEETIILTLQEYGLECGRSDGETGVWLGVGTPFARKICAMGVRASRWVTMHGFALNVNADLGYFDNIIPCGIRGKAVTSLNVELGVEKVDEAEVKAKILKHFKQLFEAEFVNK; encoded by the coding sequence ATGAATAAAAAAATTCAACTTCAAGATTTAGGAAATAAGGATTATCAGGAAACCTGGGCGTATCAGGAAGAACTTTTCAAGGGAATCGTTGATTTGAAGATTCAAAACAGGAGAGACGAAACAACACTTGCAACCCCAAATTATTTCCTGTTTGTCGAACATCCGCATGTTTATACTTTAGGGAAAAGCGGTGATTTCAGTAATTTGCTTTTATCCGAAAAACAGTTGGAAGCCAAAGGTGCCACTTTCTACAAGATCAACCGTGGTGGAGATATAACTTATCACGGGCCCGGACAGATTGTGGGTTATCCTATTCTGGATTTGGAAAATTTCTTTTCAGACATTCATAAATACTTGCGTTTTCTGGAGGAAACCATAATTCTGACCTTGCAGGAATACGGATTAGAATGTGGCCGAAGCGACGGCGAAACCGGTGTTTGGCTTGGTGTGGGAACGCCATTTGCTCGCAAAATATGTGCGATGGGAGTGCGAGCTTCCCGCTGGGTTACGATGCATGGTTTTGCTCTCAATGTTAATGCCGATTTGGGTTATTTCGACAATATAATTCCGTGCGGAATCCGTGGCAAAGCGGTTACTTCTTTAAACGTTGAACTGGGTGTAGAAAAAGTTGATGAAGCCGAAGTAAAAGCCAAAATCCTGAAACATTTCAAGCAATTATTCGAAGCGGAATTCGTGAATAAATAG
- the lysS gene encoding lysine--tRNA ligase — protein MALSEQEIIRREKLQSLRNLGINPYPANLFPVNHTSKQIKENFEEGKKVIVAGRLMSVRDQGKACFAELQDSEGRIQLYVNRDVLCEGDDKTLYNQVFKKLTDLGDFIGIEGELFTTQVGAKCIRVSGFTFLSKTLRPLPLPKTDEDGNVFDAFNDAELRYRMRYVDLTVNQNVKETFIKRTKLFNSMRSFFNDKGYLEVETPVLQSIPGGAAARPFITHHNSLDIPLYMRIANELYLKRLIVGGFDGVYEFSKNFRNEGMDRTHNPEFTAMEIYVAYKDYNWMMEFTEQLLEHCAIGVNGTSDVTFGEHQISFKAPYARVTMTDSIKHFTGFDISGKSEAELFEAAKGMGIEVDETMGKGKLIDEIFGAKCEGNYIQPTFITDYPKEMSPLCKEHRDNPDLTERFELMVCGKEVANAYSELNDPIDQRERFEDQMRLAAKGDDEATGTIDEDFLRALEYGMPPTSGLGIGMDRLMMFLTNNASIQEVLFFPQMRPEKIQTVELSDEEKFIVDLLKGNENKMDLQQLKITANLSGKKWDASMKNLSKHGLTKVAVEGEFKFVELVG, from the coding sequence ATGGCATTATCCGAACAAGAAATCATCCGTAGAGAAAAACTTCAAAGCTTACGCAATTTGGGAATTAATCCTTATCCTGCAAACCTTTTTCCTGTAAATCATACTTCCAAGCAAATTAAAGAAAACTTTGAGGAAGGTAAGAAGGTAATTGTTGCCGGGCGTTTAATGAGCGTGAGAGATCAAGGAAAAGCTTGTTTTGCTGAATTGCAGGATAGCGAAGGGCGTATTCAATTGTACGTGAACCGCGATGTTTTGTGTGAAGGCGATGATAAAACTTTGTACAATCAGGTATTTAAAAAATTGACCGATTTGGGCGATTTCATTGGTATTGAAGGGGAATTGTTTACAACACAAGTTGGTGCAAAATGTATTCGTGTCAGCGGTTTTACTTTCTTGAGTAAAACGTTGCGTCCTTTACCATTGCCGAAAACGGATGAAGACGGAAATGTATTTGACGCTTTCAACGACGCTGAATTGCGTTACAGAATGCGTTATGTGGATTTGACTGTAAATCAAAATGTAAAAGAAACGTTCATCAAAAGAACCAAATTGTTCAACTCGATGCGTTCGTTCTTTAACGATAAAGGATATTTGGAGGTTGAAACTCCGGTTTTACAATCAATTCCTGGTGGTGCTGCGGCGAGACCTTTTATCACGCACCACAATTCGCTAGACATTCCGCTATACATGCGTATTGCAAACGAATTGTATTTAAAAAGATTGATTGTTGGTGGTTTTGACGGTGTTTATGAGTTTTCGAAAAACTTCCGTAACGAAGGAATGGACAGAACGCACAACCCGGAATTTACCGCAATGGAAATATATGTAGCCTACAAAGACTACAATTGGATGATGGAATTTACCGAGCAGTTATTGGAGCATTGCGCCATTGGTGTAAACGGTACGAGCGATGTGACTTTTGGCGAACACCAAATCAGTTTTAAAGCTCCTTATGCGCGTGTAACCATGACGGATTCCATCAAACATTTTACCGGTTTTGACATTTCGGGTAAAAGTGAAGCTGAATTATTCGAAGCGGCCAAAGGAATGGGAATTGAGGTTGACGAAACAATGGGTAAAGGAAAATTGATTGATGAGATTTTCGGAGCAAAATGCGAAGGAAATTATATTCAGCCAACTTTCATTACTGATTATCCAAAAGAAATGTCTCCGCTTTGTAAAGAGCACCGTGACAATCCAGATTTGACTGAGCGTTTTGAATTAATGGTTTGCGGTAAAGAAGTTGCCAACGCTTACTCGGAATTGAATGACCCTATTGACCAAAGAGAGCGTTTTGAAGACCAAATGCGTTTGGCAGCAAAAGGGGATGACGAAGCGACCGGAACAATCGACGAGGACTTCTTGAGAGCATTGGAATACGGTATGCCTCCTACTTCTGGTTTAGGAATTGGAATGGATCGTTTGATGATGTTCTTGACTAATAATGCTTCTATTCAAGAAGTATTGTTCTTCCCGCAAATGCGTCCTGAGAAAATACAAACCGTTGAATTATCTGACGAGGAGAAATTTATCGTAGATTTACTAAAAGGAAACGAAAATAAAATGGATCTTCAGCAGCTAAAAATTACCGCAAATTTAAGCGGTAAAAAATGGGATGCATCTATGAAAAATTTATCTAAACATGGTTTGACTAAAGTTGCCGTTGAGGGCGAGTTTAAATTTGTGGAATTAGTTGGGTAA
- a CDS encoding DUF6755 family protein produces the protein MSNFRRGQNQSNPNKLNAILSSLIFILILNVSIQIWLLYAALNNALDNNKEILIPAFIASLILFLIGFGWLYYLPTGNTNTKK, from the coding sequence ATGAGTAATTTTAGAAGAGGTCAGAACCAATCCAATCCTAATAAGTTAAACGCGATTCTTTCGTCGTTAATCTTTATTTTAATTCTAAATGTTAGTATTCAAATTTGGTTGTTGTATGCTGCGTTGAACAATGCTTTAGATAACAATAAGGAAATCCTAATTCCTGCGTTTATTGCTTCTCTGATATTGTTTTTGATCGGTTTTGGTTGGCTTTATTATTTGCCGACAGGGAATACGAATACTAAGAAATAA
- a CDS encoding Rieske (2Fe-2S) protein, whose amino-acid sequence MSKEDNLNKNWKKDFPIEKQQATNVSRRDFAKFLTLVSGGLMVGSGLVAAKAYMFPKEEVEGEHFVCKKEEVPLGGTRGFVIEGSTIPYILIHLETGEFKAYEQKCTHLSCSVFYKPGTGIIHCPCHEGSFDAKTGDVLGGPPPRALPSLDVFFKDNDVYVKATTHQEKLG is encoded by the coding sequence ATGTCTAAAGAAGATAATTTAAATAAAAACTGGAAAAAAGATTTTCCAATCGAAAAACAACAAGCGACTAATGTTAGCCGTCGAGACTTTGCAAAATTCCTTACTTTAGTTTCAGGAGGATTGATGGTTGGTAGCGGTTTAGTTGCAGCCAAAGCTTATATGTTTCCAAAAGAAGAAGTCGAAGGAGAACATTTTGTATGTAAAAAAGAAGAGGTTCCATTGGGAGGAACTCGTGGTTTTGTAATCGAAGGCAGTACCATTCCGTATATATTAATTCATCTGGAAACGGGCGAGTTTAAAGCTTATGAGCAGAAATGTACCCACCTTTCCTGTTCTGTTTTTTACAAGCCTGGGACCGGAATTATTCATTGTCCATGCCACGAAGGATCATTTGATGCAAAAACAGGAGATGTGTTAGGAGGGCCGCCGCCAAGAGCTTTGCCAAGTCTGGATGTATTTTTCAAAGACAATGACGTCTATGTAAAAGCTACAACTCATCAAGAAAAACTAGGATAA
- a CDS encoding 4Fe-4S dicluster domain-containing protein — MNYTNFNIHEEFFVDMQRCIGCKACELACAECETNGQDSMIHVNYVDRAATVQTTVQVCMHCDDPVCANVCPADAISKDEFGIVHTANTERCIGCSNCVMACPFGVPKKEENYDLMMKCTMCYDRTSVGKKPMCATVCPSGALFYGTKEEIQEMRPNSTPVNTFIFGKETVNTKVNIMMPKGSTELIIY; from the coding sequence ATGAATTATACTAATTTTAATATACACGAAGAATTTTTTGTAGATATGCAACGCTGTATTGGCTGTAAAGCTTGCGAATTGGCTTGCGCCGAATGCGAGACTAACGGTCAGGACTCGATGATACATGTTAATTATGTGGATCGTGCAGCAACTGTACAGACAACAGTTCAGGTATGTATGCACTGTGATGACCCCGTTTGCGCGAATGTTTGTCCAGCCGATGCGATTTCGAAAGACGAGTTCGGAATTGTGCACACAGCAAATACAGAAAGATGTATCGGATGTTCCAATTGCGTGATGGCTTGTCCTTTTGGTGTACCAAAAAAAGAGGAAAACTACGATTTGATGATGAAGTGTACCATGTGCTATGACAGAACCAGCGTTGGTAAAAAGCCAATGTGCGCAACAGTTTGTCCAAGCGGTGCTTTGTTTTATGGTACGAAAGAAGAAATTCAGGAAATGCGCCCTAACAGTACTCCAGTAAATACGTTCATATTTGGTAAAGAAACAGTGAATACCAAAGTGAATATTATGATGCCAAAAGGAAGTACTGAACTGATAATATACTAA
- a CDS encoding molybdopterin oxidoreductase family protein has translation MAKLPVSEENIVSLFGPHKNYSPKEGYEGRDEPDELVKTHCCFCGMQCGIQLSVKENKVVGFEPWMEFPFNEGRLCPKGVQRYLQNNHPDRLLSPLKRVEGQGFVPTSWDDAMSKTVSEIQRIQEKYGNDAFSMLSGVSLTNEKSYLVGKFARVALKTKNLDYNGRLCMVSAGAGNKKAFGLDRGSNNYSDLEYAEVIIVAGANVSETFPTLTHWIWKARDRGAKLIVIDPRMIPLARTADIHLDVRPGTDSALYGAMLKYLADHDMLDHDFIDNHTSGFQETLDAVKDNTLKWAEEVTGIKKEKIQQAAELWGKANTSFLLHARGIEHHSKGVDNVLGCINLVLATGRIGKPYCGYATITGQGNGQGGREHGHKCDQLPGNRDIENPEHRKYISDVWGINEKDLPGKGLSAYEIIEAIHRGEIKGLISICFNPLVSLPNSNYVREALEKLEFYVCIDFFLNETARHADIVLAGSLQEEEEGTTTSAEGRVIRIRQAVTPPGDARTDTSIILEIAKRLGVKDKFTYESSEAIFNELRVASKGGTADYYGITYQRIEDEMGVFWPCPTIGHPGTPRLWEDRKFKTPDGKAHFNPAPYKLPGEVTDADYPVILTTGRVVSQYLSGTQTRRIGKLVDQFPEPLVEIHPNLAKQYGIKQRELIRVSTRRGEGIFPANIVETIREDTVFIPYHWSGKKSANQLTPGTLDPISKIPEFKVCACHLEPLGEIAPPAKESTAYASV, from the coding sequence ATGGCAAAATTACCTGTTTCAGAAGAAAATATTGTTTCGCTTTTTGGACCTCATAAAAATTATAGTCCAAAGGAAGGCTACGAGGGAAGAGATGAACCTGATGAGTTGGTCAAAACCCATTGCTGTTTTTGCGGAATGCAATGTGGAATTCAATTGTCTGTAAAAGAAAATAAAGTAGTTGGGTTTGAGCCATGGATGGAATTTCCTTTTAATGAAGGGCGTCTTTGTCCAAAAGGAGTGCAGCGTTATTTGCAAAATAATCACCCGGACCGACTTTTAAGTCCGTTGAAAAGAGTAGAAGGACAAGGGTTTGTGCCAACTTCTTGGGATGATGCAATGAGCAAAACAGTTTCAGAAATTCAACGTATTCAAGAAAAATATGGAAATGATGCTTTCTCGATGCTTTCGGGAGTTTCATTGACCAATGAAAAAAGTTATTTGGTTGGGAAATTTGCCAGAGTTGCTTTAAAAACAAAAAACCTTGATTATAATGGGCGTTTGTGCATGGTGAGTGCAGGTGCTGGAAATAAAAAAGCATTTGGACTGGACAGAGGTTCGAATAACTATTCTGATTTGGAATATGCTGAGGTAATTATTGTAGCTGGAGCCAATGTCAGTGAAACGTTTCCAACATTAACACACTGGATTTGGAAAGCGAGAGACAGAGGAGCAAAACTGATTGTAATTGATCCAAGGATGATTCCGTTGGCAAGAACAGCCGATATTCATTTGGATGTGCGTCCCGGAACCGATTCGGCTTTGTACGGTGCCATGTTGAAATATTTAGCAGATCACGATATGCTGGATCATGATTTTATAGATAATCATACTTCGGGATTTCAGGAAACTTTAGACGCAGTAAAAGATAATACGCTGAAATGGGCGGAAGAAGTTACCGGAATTAAAAAAGAAAAAATACAGCAAGCAGCTGAGTTATGGGGTAAAGCGAATACCAGCTTCCTGCTTCATGCACGAGGAATTGAGCATCATTCCAAAGGAGTAGATAATGTTTTGGGCTGTATCAATTTGGTTTTGGCAACAGGAAGAATTGGTAAACCTTATTGTGGTTATGCAACCATTACAGGTCAAGGAAATGGACAAGGAGGAAGAGAACACGGTCATAAATGCGATCAATTGCCAGGAAACAGAGATATAGAAAATCCGGAACACCGCAAATATATTTCGGATGTTTGGGGAATAAATGAAAAAGATTTACCGGGTAAAGGTTTGTCTGCTTATGAAATTATCGAAGCCATTCACAGAGGAGAAATCAAAGGGTTAATATCCATTTGCTTTAATCCGTTGGTTTCTTTGCCGAACAGTAATTATGTTCGTGAGGCTTTAGAAAAATTGGAATTTTACGTTTGTATCGACTTTTTCCTTAACGAAACTGCCCGCCACGCCGATATTGTTTTAGCAGGTTCTTTGCAGGAAGAAGAAGAAGGAACTACAACTTCTGCCGAAGGGCGAGTTATCCGTATTCGTCAGGCGGTGACTCCTCCGGGAGATGCCAGAACAGATACTTCTATTATCTTGGAAATCGCCAAACGTTTAGGTGTAAAAGATAAATTCACCTACGAAAGCAGCGAAGCAATTTTTAATGAATTGCGTGTGGCATCCAAAGGTGGTACAGCCGATTACTACGGAATTACTTACCAAAGAATTGAAGATGAAATGGGTGTTTTTTGGCCTTGTCCAACAATAGGTCATCCAGGAACGCCACGTTTGTGGGAAGACAGAAAGTTTAAAACGCCTGATGGGAAAGCGCATTTTAACCCAGCGCCGTATAAGCTTCCGGGAGAAGTTACTGATGCGGATTATCCCGTGATTTTGACTACCGGACGAGTGGTTTCTCAATATTTAAGTGGAACACAAACCCGCAGAATTGGGAAATTAGTAGATCAGTTTCCGGAACCTTTAGTAGAAATCCATCCTAATTTAGCCAAACAATACGGCATTAAACAAAGAGAATTAATTCGTGTTTCAACGAGAAGGGGAGAAGGAATTTTTCCGGCAAATATTGTAGAAACCATCAGGGAAGATACCGTTTTTATTCCGTATCACTGGTCAGGTAAAAAATCGGCAAACCAATTGACACCCGGGACATTGGATCCGATTTCAAAAATACCCGAATTCAAAGTTTGTGCCTGTCATTTGGAACCACTTGGGGAAATAGCACCTCCTGCAAAAGAATCGACGGCTTATGCAAGTGTTTAA
- a CDS encoding MFS transporter — protein sequence MKNRTYNIKALLIATLLSILMIVLVFYGSRELQNFDAALITYLFGTLFAFFGIVYRYTVWLQRPPTWIYFKRGITYLVTGKVFSHFWFATKETVENIAFQKFIYPRGKYRWMAHFMIAVGCTSAFLITIPLTFGWIHFTMAPNSISVYEAHFFGFKVMDFNLDSITAFLTFHALNWSSYLVIFGSVYYLRRRLTNPGLIASQSFEGDLLPLILLIAISVTGLGLTYSYQFMKGFAFDFLAVLHAVTVIMFLIWIPFGKFFHIIQRPAQIGAHIYKKQGMKKGMAVCPHTGEEFATKLHIDDLKIVTKELGFDFSMEDGCSHLDLSPEGKRSRLAQAHLRARQAGGNLFG from the coding sequence ATGAAAAACAGAACATATAATATAAAAGCATTACTCATTGCCACATTACTTTCAATACTTATGATTGTATTGGTATTTTATGGCTCAAGGGAATTGCAGAATTTTGATGCGGCTCTGATTACTTATTTATTCGGAACTTTGTTTGCTTTTTTTGGAATTGTTTATCGTTATACCGTGTGGTTGCAAAGACCACCAACTTGGATTTATTTTAAGAGGGGAATTACGTATTTAGTAACTGGAAAAGTGTTTTCGCATTTTTGGTTTGCTACAAAGGAAACAGTTGAAAATATAGCGTTTCAGAAATTTATTTATCCTAGGGGAAAATACCGCTGGATGGCGCATTTTATGATTGCTGTGGGTTGCACTTCTGCTTTTTTAATCACTATTCCGTTAACGTTTGGTTGGATTCATTTTACGATGGCTCCGAATTCTATTTCGGTTTATGAAGCGCATTTCTTTGGTTTCAAAGTGATGGATTTTAATTTGGATTCGATTACTGCATTCTTGACATTTCACGCATTGAACTGGTCTTCTTATTTGGTGATCTTTGGTTCAGTATATTATTTGAGAAGACGATTAACAAATCCGGGTTTGATTGCCTCACAATCATTTGAAGGTGATTTGTTACCACTTATTTTATTGATAGCTATTTCGGTTACCGGATTGGGATTGACTTATTCGTACCAATTTATGAAAGGTTTTGCTTTCGACTTTTTGGCGGTATTGCACGCAGTAACAGTAATTATGTTTTTGATTTGGATTCCGTTTGGAAAGTTTTTCCATATTATTCAGCGTCCGGCACAAATTGGTGCTCATATTTACAAGAAGCAAGGGATGAAAAAAGGAATGGCAGTTTGTCCCCATACTGGTGAAGAATTTGCCACTAAGCTGCACATCGACGATCTTAAAATAGTGACCAAAGAATTAGGTTTTGACTTTTCGATGGAAGATGGCTGTTCACATTTAGATTTAAGCCCAGAAGGGAAAAGATCCCGATTGGCTCAAGCACATTTGCGAGCAAGACAGGCTGGGGGGAATTTATTTGGATAA